In Azospirillum formosense, the sequence TCATCCAGACCCAGCTCGGGGCCGCCCAGGCCCTGGTGGCGCGGCTGGAAGCGGAAATGTCCGGCCGCTCCTTCGAGCCGGCCGACGACAGCGCCGACCAGCGTCTTCAGAAGCGCGTCTACGAATCCCGGCGCGAGGAGTATCAGGCGAAGACCCGCCTGCTGGACGAGGAGATCCAACGCGTCGCCGCCTCCCTGGAGCGCAACCGTGTCCAGCAGCAGGGCACCGAGAACCAGCGCGAGATCATCAGCCGGGTCGAACGGATGCGCACCGACCTTCAGAAACGCGAGGTCGGATCGCTTCTCAACGTGCTGGAGGTGCAGATCCGCCGCGTCGCCGCCGAGGACGACCTCGCCCGGCTCAAGGCGGAAGCGATCGAACTGGGCGTGCAGGGCGCGAAGGCCGCCGCCGAGCGCCGGGCCTATGTCGAAGGCCGGGCCCGCGAGATCGCCGAGGAGCTGGCCCGCACGACCACCGAACGCAACCGACTGTCCGAACAGTTCGAAAGCGTCCAGCGTCTGGCCGCGTTGAGCGAGTTGGAAGCACCGGCCGATGGCATCGTGCTGGAGGTCCGCGAGGTCTCGCCCGGCTCCGAGGCCCGCGAAGCGCTGGTCACGCTCGTGCGGATCGGCAGCCCGCTGGAGGCGGAGGTGCGCATCGCTCCCGGCGACATCGGGCGGCTGCGCCACGGCGACGACGTGCGCATCAAGATCGACGCCTTCCCCTTCCAGCGGCACGGCACCATCGACGGGCGGCTGCGCCTCATCTCGGAATCGACCATCTCGATGGAGGGCGAGCAGGGGCGCAAGCAGGACGTCTATCGCGGGCGCGTTGCGCTGGAAAAGGTGGAGCTGCGTGATGTGCCCGACAATTTCCGCCTGATCCCCGGAATGACTCTGACGTCCGAGATCCGGATCGGAAAGCGCACGGTGATGTCCTACTTCCTCTATCCCATCTGGCGGAGCCTGGACGAGGGCATGCGCGAACCATGATCCGGCCGGGGCAAGAGGCGCGATGGGACGCCGGGTTCGGGAGGCTCGTCTCGTCTTTGCCGCCGTCAGTCTTCCGGAAGTCGCTCCCGACACCGGATCTTGACGGTGAAACAGGCATTCCGCATTGTCGCCAGTCACTGAAAGTTCTTAGAGTTGCGCCGCGGGTCGATCACCCAGGCCAAGACTGTGTTTCGGAGCGCACATGGCCGACGTTTACGTCAACATCAGCCGCGGCAAGACGGCAACGCAGAGCAGTTCTTATCAGAATTATGGCAATGCAAGCTTGGCCCTGACGGCCGGGCCGACCGGCGCGTTGAGTTTCTGCACCGATCTCCAGGACGCCCCCTGGTGGACCGTTGACCTTGGCGGTGTGTTCAGCGTTCACCGGATCACCGTTTGGAACCGGGAGGATTGCGGGCCGGATGTGGCCCGCCGCGCCATTCCCCTGCAGATCGAGCATTCGCACGACAACCAG encodes:
- a CDS encoding HlyD family type I secretion periplasmic adaptor subunit, with protein sequence MSAPPRPGSAPPPRRKRELIDFQSDALALEERPLPRLARSTLWVILALVTLAVVWASVSEIDRFVIAPGSLVTTEPPIIVRPPASTTMRAIEVHPGQRVTAGTRLISLDTTSAQSQLAVIQTQLGAAQALVARLEAEMSGRSFEPADDSADQRLQKRVYESRREEYQAKTRLLDEEIQRVAASLERNRVQQQGTENQREIISRVERMRTDLQKREVGSLLNVLEVQIRRVAAEDDLARLKAEAIELGVQGAKAAAERRAYVEGRAREIAEELARTTTERNRLSEQFESVQRLAALSELEAPADGIVLEVREVSPGSEAREALVTLVRIGSPLEAEVRIAPGDIGRLRHGDDVRIKIDAFPFQRHGTIDGRLRLISESTISMEGEQGRKQDVYRGRVALEKVELRDVPDNFRLIPGMTLTSEIRIGKRTVMSYFLYPIWRSLDEGMREP